CACACGCCACAGAGATCAGCGGGCAAACTGGCTTCTCCGACCTCCTGTATTACAGTTTTATCACCCTCACCACCGCGGGTTACGGCGACATCGTGCCTCTCACCTCTCAGGCCCGTTCCCTTGCCTTTCTGGAAGCCGTATCAGGCGTCCTCTTCATGGCCGTCTTCATCTCACGGTTGATCGGGGCGCTCTCCTCCTCGAAAGATCCCGCCAGTGAAGAAAGGGAAGAAAAGGATATGGATAGGAAAACAGAACGATAATAACTGCGAATTTTTTGGAAGTCTTGGGAAGATATTTGTAGCCGCACGACCGACTACAGGTGATTATCATGCGGACACGAACCATTTTCCTCTGTGCCGCCCTCATGGTGCTGCTGGCCGCCGGCGTCTGGAGCGCCAGTGCCGCGACAGACACCACACCTGAGGAGCGACTGATCCATGCCTCGGGAACCGGCGAGGTCACGACCACCCCCGACCGCGCCGTCATCTCCGTCGCCGTCGAGAACGAGCACACCGATCCAAAGGAGGCCCAGGCCATCAATGCCCGTGAGATGGCGAGAGTGACCGACGCCCTCAAGGCCGCGGGCATCGCCCCCGAGGACATGAAGACGACCGGGTACTCCATCCGGCCCGAGTACCCGGAGAACGACAAGCCCTTCAGTTCCCAGAAAGTGACCTACCATGTCACGAACACCCTTGAGATCACCCTGAAGGACGTGGCCCGGGCGGGCGAGATCGCCGATCTTGCCGTATCGAACGGGGCCAACCGCGTCAACAACGTCTACTTCACCCTCAGCCCGGAGAAGGAACAGCAGTTCAGAGGCGAGGCCCTGATCAATGCCGTCCAGAAGGCGAAGGCCGATGCCGACGTCGTCGCGGCGGCCTCCGGTGTGAACATCACTGGCATCCAGGACATCTCCATCGGCGGGATCTATGTTCCCTTCTACGAGAACACGCAGTACAGGATGGCGATGGACACAAAGGGAGGGGTGGCCCCGGTCACGACGCCGGTCGAGACGGGCACTATCAAGGTCACCGCCTCGGTCACCATCGCCTACATCATCCGCTGAAAACCTTCCCCCCCCTCCCCTTTTTTTCAAATTTCCAGAGGATCGGATGCATGATCTCCCAACCTCCGGCAGGCAGTCTGTGCCCCTGCACCTGAAGATAGAATTGCTTCATACCCGGATGATCTCCCAACCTTTTTTAGCGCCCCCACCCACAACATATATAGGAAAACCGTCAAGAAATCTCTACAAAATACGGGATTCGAATCGAAATACAGATACAATCATCATAGATCAGGGATTTTGAACATGGAAAGAAGCATTGGATTCAAAGAAAGACGATATATCGAGGAGTTGAGGATCCTCACCAGATCTGTTGCAGTGGACTGCCTCGTCGACGAGCGGTTCGACCGGATCATCTACGTCATAAAACCCGGGGATATGGGCCTCGCAATCGGTAAAAAAGGAGAAAATATCAGGAAGATGCAGAAGGTGCTCGGCAAGAGGATCGAGATGGTCGAATACGCCGAGGAGGAGAAGGACTTTATCACCAACATCTTCAAGCCCGCAGAGGTTGTCGCTGTCCGTGCTGACGAGACCGGCGAGAAACTGGACGTCTTCGTCGGGGAGAAGAGCCATCTCGGCATCGCGATCGGGAAGGGAGGGAGCACCGTGGAGAAGGCGCGGATGCTTGTAAAACGCTTCTTCGGCCATGAGATCGGGGATGTCATCCTCAACGGGGAGGAGGAAGAGGCATGAAAGACCTTGCCGTGATCGAAGAACTCTGGACCGTGATCAATGACCGCGCCGCACACCCGTCGCCAGACTCCTATGTCTCGTCCCTCCTGATCCACAGGAAGGGCATCGACAAACCCCTCGAAAAAGTCGGAGAAGAAGCGACCGAGTTCATCCTCGCGGTCAAAAACGGCGTCGACCAGAGGACCGTCGAGGAGGGCGCGGACCTCTTCTTCCACTTCCTCGTCGCCCTGAAAGCCGCGGGCATAGATTTCGAGGACGTCCTCGCCGAACTGAAATCCCGGCGGAAGTGAGGGCTGGGAAAGCGCTCTGTGAAAATGCCGCGGGGCATTTTCAGGGATCCCGATCACCCCCGTATTGATGATCTTTTATCCTGGAAGAATTCAATTTCAGGAGGGACGGAGATTTTTTCCGCGAAGATCGATCCTAAAAAAACCTAGAGAGGTATCACTTCCCGGAGAAAACTCTGGAGAGTTTCTGTTTTTGATTCTCTGTATTCTTGAACTCGCTGGCGCTCGTCCAGCGAAGACTTCGTCATCTCGATTCCCTTCGGTCGTCCCCCATTGTGATTGGTCCGGGAAGAGAGAATAGGACATTCGGAGGAGGGATATTGCCGTATCCCGCCCATCCAGAGCGGGGTGCGAGCGATAGCGAGTTCAAAAAAATCTTTGATTTTTGGGCTTTGTAGAAATCCCCCTACATCAGTTGATAGTGCGTGCCGATCCTCTGCCTTCCCCTTCCCGTTCGCCGGGGGACTACTCCCCCGGACCCCCGCGCGAGGATTGGTCCCGGGAAGAAAGGGTCGGAGTCCTGGAGGAGGCGGCCATCCCTGCCCCTATATTAATGGCAGGGGGTATGGGGGGCGGCAGCCCCCCTGGACCAGGCACTTCTGAACAGAATTTTTTCCCCTATCACTTCAGGAAGTACTTTCACGCAAGGGTTTCTACAGAGCCGATTTTTGAGGTCTGCAGAAATTCCCCGGGTCCTATCTCCATGACGCCTGCAGGTCAGACCATGAAGGTGGAGCCTGCGGGACACGGCGGCCCAGATACGCCCGCATTTGCCTCCAAACAGGGGATCTCGCATCTCATTCGGGGCCATAGAGAGGAGATCCGGCGATCCGGGTGTATCGGCGTCCGTGCGCGAAACAGAATGAAATCCGGCAGGACTCAACGCCTCCAGGCCGCCGTTATGATTGCAGGTAATATCTGCCCTTCCCGGCATCCTCTGGTGCCGGGGAGGAGGAGGGAGTGGGGGCGGAAAATGCCCGGATCCGGGCTCTGGAGATACTCCGGTATGAGGGTTTACCATGAAAATGATCCAGACGTTCAATTCTGGAATTATGGATGAGAATTTGAACACACAGATTTCTCTCATACCTGATATACGGAGAAAAAAACCACCCTCAGAACTATCGGGCTCTCTGCTTTCCCGCCCCTATCTTCGTCCTGGGGGTCCGGGGGCAACGCCCCGGCGTGAAGATGCGGGAAGGGGTGATGATCAGGCGTGCCGCCCCGACCGCAGAATCTTCACCGCCGTCTCGCACCGGGGGGCGTTGCCCCCCGGACCCCCCCACGGATGAAGATAGCCGAGGGGCGGCAATTGAACAGTATCCTTCAGGTGCCCTGTTGCAAGGAGAGGAATCAAGTATCCCTCCGCACCCAGGAGAACTGCAACGAGACATTTTCATCACGTATGCTTGAGCCAGGGGTTCATGCCCGATTCAACAAAGCCCCTTTTTCAAAAATCTCTCTCTCAGGAGAGATAGGTGGCAAGATCGACAAAACCCGGGAGATCTGCCTCTTCTATCCCTGCATCCGTGGCCACCCTCTCCTCGACCGAGATCGGCGCTCCCGCCCTGAGGGCGATCGCGATCCCATCGCTCGGTCGGCAGTCCAGGCTCTCCTCGGCACCGTCCCGTGTCGAGATCAGGCGGGCATAGAAGATACCCTCACGCAGGTCATCGATGTGCAGCCTGACCACACCGATGCCGAAGCATTCCAGCATCGCAAGGAAGAGGTCATGGGTTCCCGGGCGCGGGAGGACGTCATGGTTCAGGGCATTGTTGATCGATATCGCCTCCCACAGGCCGATATAGATGGGGATCGACCTCCCCGCCGAAAGGGCGAGGAGGACGGCCGGCACAGCCCCGGCCGCTCCGGTCGCCAGAAAGACCCCCTTCACCTGCACCTCCATCGTGCCCATAGGAGGGGGAACATCCTCATCTGAGTTAAGGGTTGTGGCAGGTCAGTGCCTGGCCACCTCGCGCTTGAGGATGCCGATGCTCGCCGCAAGGCCGACGGCGATATTGAAGTAATAGAAGATCATCCGCCAGAGGAGGACGAAAACACCGACGATCGACGAGTTCACGAATATCCCGTATATCGAGGTGGCGCTCACCTCGGCAATCCCTGACCCGCCCGGCGTCAGGGGTATCATCATCAGGAGGGCGATGATGATCTGGGCGATGAACGACTCCACCAGGTACGGTTTTTCCCCGAGGCCGACAAGGATGATCGAGGCGATACCAAACTCCACGATCCAGAAGAGGGCCGTGAAAACCGCTCCCCAGACCAGACCCGCCTTCCCGTGGTTGACAAACCTGCTCAGGCCGCCATGAAAGTTATCGACCTCGGTATCGATACGCTCAAGGAGGAGGTTCAGTTTCTCCACATTCCGCCTCGCCTTCCTCCGCTCCAGCCACACCGAGATCCGCCGCAGCCAGCCCTTCAACACCTCCGGGTTCCTGACAGAGTAGACAAAGAGGAGCACGAGCGTGGCGATGATTGCCCATGATGCATAGACCAGCGTCGAATTCCCACCCCCAAGACTCTGCCACTGCTGGCCCAGAAGGACCATCGTGACGACGCTGATGGCTGCAAGGACCACGCCGTCCAGGATCCGCTCCATGATCACGACAGCCGTGGCATCGCCGAGGCTCACACCGGCACGGTAGAGTTCATGGACCCGGACCGGTTCCCCTCCGGCCTGGGAGGGCGTTATCGCCGCAATGAGGAGGTTTGCAAAGACCGCATTGAGACAGTGGAAAAAGCCGACATCATACCCGAGAGACCGGGACATCGCCTTCATCCGGAGGGCCCAGAAGCCGAGTGCGACGATATGGGCCAGCAGGGCAAGGAGAAGGTAGAAAGGATTGAGCCGTGCGAGGTATTCCAGCGTGGTCTCGTCGAACGTAAAATACAGGACAAGTATGAGCACGATAGTGCTGAAGGCGATGGATACCCCGAGCCACTTCCACTGAGACTTTTTCATCCGGCCTCCGCACGCACCCCCGGATCAGCAGGGTACGGTATTTGCTCCTCTAAGTTTACGGGACGGTACTATAAACCCTTTGAGGATTGACGGCACAAAACGGGCATTCATACCGTGAATATCTCCCGTGAGCCGGTAATCGCAAAAAGTCCGGCCTGGACCCCGGCATCGAGCCACCCATACCCGTAGGAGTACCAGCCAAGGGCCTCGGCCAGCCGCCCGCACCCGGCATGGCCCTGCCCGTCTGTAAGGGCCGCCCGGCCAGCCGCCCGCACCCGGCATGCGGCGGAGAACATCGGGGTCTCCGCGTCGGGTGCCGGTTCGACAGATGAGAGGGCCTGCGAGAGGAGACGCTCGTACCGGGCAGTCTTTTCCTCAAGGTGGCCGGCAAGGGACGGCGGGATATGTGCCGCAAAGTCGTACGAGGGGGGGACAGTCCGACCGCCGTACAGGCCGAGATATGCCCCGGCATCCAGCCAGCCAGAGGCATAGGCAAAACTTGCGTGGGCATTCACGAGGTCGCCCCGCGCCGCAAAGACCCGCCCGTCAGAGAGGTACGACTCAGCCATCCTGAGGACGCAGGCCTCGACCCGTGCAAGCGCCGATCCCTCCGGGACGGCAGGGACAATCTCATCGAGAGCCGCTTCCAGGGCGTCGCCGGAGAAGGGAGAGGTCATAGGCCAGCAAAGGCCGAGAGGTACTCCCTCTCCATCACGTGGAGTTCGCCCGGGACGACGAGGATATGGAGGGGGCCGCCGAAGTCCACGCCGGCAAGCGCCTCAGCCGTACCGGCCGCGACGACAGGCGCAGGCGACCCGGCCCGCGCCACGCCGATATACAGCGGGACCGAGATGCCGCGGTCCGCTGCCATCTTCTCCAGCATCGCCACCGCCTCAGGGATCCGCATGTACCGGTCCGGCTGGATGTCCAGGTACACCAGGGTGTGGAGATTTTCGGCCATATTGTGCTCGATTACCTCGATCGGCGTCGTCGGCGCCCACTTCCCGTACGGGAACGGAAGGGAGCAGGACTTGCCGAACCGGTAGTTCTGGAGCCCGGTCAACCCGCAGACTGCGCTCACGATCGAGGCGCCGTGGATGATCGCCGTCTCGACCCCCATCGCCGACGCCCTGATCCGCAGGTCGATGTGAGTGGTCGAGACCATCGGGTCACCTGCCGTCAGGAAAGCGACGTCCTCGTCCTTCGCCAGCGCAAGAAAAGACTCAGGATGTCCCTCGACATCGTCACGGTACAGGTACCGCACCTTCTTCCCGAAGAGTGCTTCCATCTTCTCGGGCGTCGCCCCGGTCAGCACCGAGGTATAGTGTTCGAGAAAAACATGATCAGCCTGCCTGATCCGTTCCAGACCCTTCAGGGAGAGGTCGGTCTCGTCATAGAGGCCAAGTCCGATAAATGTCAGCATAGTGCATCACTCATGGGGGGTACAGGGCACATCTATCTTGTGGAGAGGAGGAAGACGCGGCCTCACGCCGGGTCTGTGCTCCGGGTGATCAGACAGACCAGGGCGTCGAGCACGCCCATCGCCCCGTCCGGGTCCAGGGCCGAGAAGGGATGGAGCGGCGTCTCCTCGGGGAGAGAGAGGGCCACCCGCAGGTCCCGGTCAGGCACCCTCTCTGGAAGATCCCCTTTGTTCACCGCCACGACAAAGGGCGCGTCCATCTCCCTGATCTCGTCCAGGATCGCACGCGCCCGGCCGAAAGACGCCGTGCTGGTGCCGTCCACCATGAAGACGACGCCGGTCGCGTTGGTGAGCAGGTGCCTGATGATCGGCCCGAAGTGCTCCTGACCGGGCGTACCCATCAGGGTGAGGTCAAAACCCCGGCAGGTGACATGGAGATGGCCGACGTCCATCGCCACCGTCGTCGGTGACCCCGACATACTTATCCGGTCGGACGAGACCGACGTCTCCGAAAGTGTCCTGATGAATGTGGTCTTCCCCGCGTCCACCGGGCCGGTGACGACGATCTTCGGGAGATAGGGGATGAGGTAGCCGTCGTCCCCGACCACGAAGGGGAGGGGCATGTCAGGGGCGCGGGTCCAGGACAGGTGTTCTATCCTGAAGTGGTTCAGAAAAAGGAAGTTCTCAAACCCCTCGCCTGCCGAGAGCACCAGGTCGAAGGGAATGCCGGCCGAAAGCGCCCCGAGGTGGTCGCGGTCATAGAGGTTGAGGTACTCCACATAGAGGGTCAGACCGAGCCTGCGGCACATCCCGACAAAGAGAGAGAGGGCCTCCTCGGTCCCGAGGGCGTCGCAGATCCGGTTGCAGTAGAGGAAGACGGTATCGATCCCGCAGTCCGCGGCAAGGGAGGTGACGAGGTCATCCCACGCCCCGGCCTCAGAAGAGGGAGTGGCCGCCCTGCTCCCATGGATCGCGTCGAAGGCGGAGGCATCGAGGAAGACAAGATTTTCCTCCGAGGAAAGGGCATAGGGCGTCCCCGAGAGGTCGGCACAATACGCGCCTGCCGTCGTGTACGGGACGATCACAAGGCAGCGTCGGCCAAGGCCGTGCCCACTCCTGAGGGCGCTGTACAGTAACTGCTGACCGTCGACACCGGGGGCAAGAGAAAAGAGCGCCATACCTCCCGGCGGTATGCCGCCGCCCAGCATTTCGTCGAGCGCCGGGATACCGATCGGGATCATGGCTCCACCACCAGGTCGTCGCCTTCAAAGTGGTAGCGCACCCGCGGGGAGACCCTGCCCGAGAGGTCCTGGTAGCGCAGGGCATGGACCCCGGGGTCGCCGTCACATGCCTCCACCTCGATGATCCCGGTCATCAGTTGCTTCAGGGTGGAAACCGTCTTCTCGTCGACAGATTCCGGATTGAGGAGGTAGACCCCGACGCCGTTCATCCTCCTGATGCGGGCAGAGAAGATGTGGAAGAAACGATAAATCGCTTCGAGCTTCGTATAGATCAGAAAACTGGAGAGGGAGTTGACACAGACCCTCACCTGCCCGGGCGCCGCGTCCCCTGCATCCCCGGCCCTCTGGACACCGTCCAGGATCTTCGTGAACTTGATCCCTATGCCTGTCAGATCGGCCGGACTGCCGACGTACTTCACCCATTCGGTGTCGGTGGCGCCAGGGACCACGCTCTTCGTGATGCAGTCCAGGACCCAGACCCGCCCGTCGTCCTCGCCAAAAGCAGTGCAGACGCTCGGCGCGTCCTCGTCTGTGGAGATGACGACAGTATAATCGGCCTCTGCCGGGCGCACCAGGGCATAGGCGAGGCGTTCGGCGTCGGAAAATGGCGGGGCAAGGAGGAGAATATTGGAGGGCGGCCTGATCTCGCCGATCCGACCATCTATCTCCCTGACACCTGCACAGATCCTGTCCATCGCCACTTACCCCGCGATCAGATGTATGAGTGCCCCGACACAAAATCCGATCGCAATCGTGTAGGCCGAGACCGCGACCGTCACCCTCGCACCCATCTCCTTCAAGAGCACGGCGATCGTCGAGATGCAGGGGACGAAGAGGACGCTGATAACGGCGAAAGTGTAGAGCTGGACCGCGCTCATCACCGAGGCAAGATCCGCGGTCCCGGCAAGGACGGCAAGGGTCTCAAAGGCCATCTCCTTCCGGAGGATGCCGAAGAGCAGGGCGGTCGTGGCCGATGCAGGCAGGCCGAACAGGCCCTCGGAGATCGGGGTGACCGCCTCGGAGAACGCGGCGACCCAGCCGAAATAATCGAGGGCGCCAAGGACGACGCTCCCTGCAAGGAGCAGGGGCATGGCGATGAAGAGAAACTCCTTGATCCGCTGCCAGGACTTTTTGATGACGAGCGCGGCGTCGGGCCGCCTGAGAGGGGCCATCTCCAGGATCATGCCGTACTGCCCGCCGGGGATCGAACGGGCAAGGAAGATGCCGGTCAGGATAATGAGGGTAAGGACGATGAAATAGACGGAAAGCGCGGCGCCGAGGCCGACGAAGGCGGCGACGATCCCGGTGATGATCACTGTCCGCGCAGAGCAGGGGACCATCGTGATCAGGAACGCGGCGATCGTCCGTTCCCTCGTCGTCCGCAACTGCCCGGCCGCCATCACCGCGGGCACATTGCAGCCGAAGGCCATCACCATCGGAATGATGGCGCCGCCATGAAGGCCGAGGCTGTGCATCGCACGGTCGGCAAGGAAAGCCGCACGCGTCAGGTAGCCGGAGTCCTCGACGATGGAGAGGAGGATATAGTAGATGAAGACGAAGGGGAAGGCGATCCCGAGGCCAGCGACAATGGCAAGGAGCGCCGCCATCCCGATGGTGTGGAGGAGGGGAGGGAGGGCGAGGGCCGAAAAGGGCTCGATCAAAAAGACGGAGAAGGCCTCCACGATCACTCCCTCGATAAACGATCCGGCGGTAAAGACTACGAGAAGCATCGAGAGGAGGACGGCAAAAAGGATCGGTATCCCGGGAAAGGACTTCGTGAGCAGCCGGTCCAGGGAAAAACGGCGGTCCGGTTCCCGCGCCCCGACGACCTCGCCGCAGATCTGCCGGGCGCAGAGGTGGCGGTTGGCGGCGATGATCTGGCCGGGCGCCATGTGATTGCGGGACTCGATCTCTGCGGCAATCGCCCGCGCCCCTTCGAGAAGGTCAGCATCGTGCCCGATCCCCTGAAGGGCCTGAAGGGCGGGAAGGCGCGGCGCCCCGTACATTTTCTCCATGCTCCGCACGGCCGCCTCGATCTCAGGGGTGTACGGCACGGACAGCCCGGAGACGGTCGCGTCATGCACGGCCGCCGGGACGATCCGGTCGATGTTCTGCCCCAGGGAGGCGGCGGTCTCGATCACCGGCAGACCGAGCAGTTCTGAAAGCCGCTCGCGGTCGATGGAGAGTCCCTGCTCCATCGCTTCGTCGATCATGTTCAGGACAACGACCGTCGGGATCCCGTACTCGGCCAGCTGGAGGAGGAGGTAGAGGTTCCGCTCCATCCGGGTGGCGTCGAGGACGGCGACCACCCGGTCGGGAGGTTCATTGACGAGGTACGAGCGCACCAGTTCTTCTTCCTGCGAATCGCCGTCAAGAGAATAGATCCCGGGGAGGTCGACGACCTCCAGGGGGAAACGGCGGTAACAGAGTTTCCCCTGCAGCAGTTCCACGGTCGTGCCCGGATAGTTCGAGACCTCGACACCGAGGCCGGTGAGCTGGTTGAAGATGAGCGAC
This window of the Methanofollis ethanolicus genome carries:
- a CDS encoding SIMPL domain-containing protein, with product MRTRTIFLCAALMVLLAAGVWSASAATDTTPEERLIHASGTGEVTTTPDRAVISVAVENEHTDPKEAQAINAREMARVTDALKAAGIAPEDMKTTGYSIRPEYPENDKPFSSQKVTYHVTNTLEITLKDVARAGEIADLAVSNGANRVNNVYFTLSPEKEQQFRGEALINAVQKAKADADVVAAASGVNITGIQDISIGGIYVPFYENTQYRMAMDTKGGVAPVTTPVETGTIKVTASVTIAYIIR
- a CDS encoding NusA-like transcription termination signal-binding factor, with protein sequence MERSIGFKERRYIEELRILTRSVAVDCLVDERFDRIIYVIKPGDMGLAIGKKGENIRKMQKVLGKRIEMVEYAEEEKDFITNIFKPAEVVAVRADETGEKLDVFVGEKSHLGIAIGKGGSTVEKARMLVKRFFGHEIGDVILNGEEEEA
- the hisE gene encoding phosphoribosyl-ATP diphosphatase; amino-acid sequence: MKDLAVIEELWTVINDRAAHPSPDSYVSSLLIHRKGIDKPLEKVGEEATEFILAVKNGVDQRTVEEGADLFFHFLVALKAAGIDFEDVLAELKSRRK
- a CDS encoding bifunctional nuclease family protein gives rise to the protein MGTMEVQVKGVFLATGAAGAVPAVLLALSAGRSIPIYIGLWEAISINNALNHDVLPRPGTHDLFLAMLECFGIGVVRLHIDDLREGIFYARLISTRDGAEESLDCRPSDGIAIALRAGAPISVEERVATDAGIEEADLPGFVDLATYLS
- a CDS encoding flippase-like domain-containing protein; this translates as MKKSQWKWLGVSIAFSTIVLILVLYFTFDETTLEYLARLNPFYLLLALLAHIVALGFWALRMKAMSRSLGYDVGFFHCLNAVFANLLIAAITPSQAGGEPVRVHELYRAGVSLGDATAVVIMERILDGVVLAAISVVTMVLLGQQWQSLGGGNSTLVYASWAIIATLVLLFVYSVRNPEVLKGWLRRISVWLERRKARRNVEKLNLLLERIDTEVDNFHGGLSRFVNHGKAGLVWGAVFTALFWIVEFGIASIILVGLGEKPYLVESFIAQIIIALLMMIPLTPGGSGIAEVSATSIYGIFVNSSIVGVFVLLWRMIFYYFNIAVGLAASIGILKREVARH
- a CDS encoding DUF357 domain-containing protein, giving the protein MTSPFSGDALEAALDEIVPAVPEGSALARVEACVLRMAESYLSDGRVFAARGDLVNAHASFAYASGWLDAGAYLGLYGGRTVPPSYDFAAHIPPSLAGHLEEKTARYERLLSQALSSVEPAPDAETPMFSAACRVRAAGRAALTDGQGHAGCGRLAEALGWYSYGYGWLDAGVQAGLFAITGSREIFTV
- the dph5 gene encoding diphthine synthase; protein product: MLTFIGLGLYDETDLSLKGLERIRQADHVFLEHYTSVLTGATPEKMEALFGKKVRYLYRDDVEGHPESFLALAKDEDVAFLTAGDPMVSTTHIDLRIRASAMGVETAIIHGASIVSAVCGLTGLQNYRFGKSCSLPFPYGKWAPTTPIEVIEHNMAENLHTLVYLDIQPDRYMRIPEAVAMLEKMAADRGISVPLYIGVARAGSPAPVVAAGTAEALAGVDFGGPLHILVVPGELHVMEREYLSAFAGL
- a CDS encoding GTP-binding protein, which encodes MIPIGIPALDEMLGGGIPPGGMALFSLAPGVDGQQLLYSALRSGHGLGRRCLVIVPYTTAGAYCADLSGTPYALSSEENLVFLDASAFDAIHGSRAATPSSEAGAWDDLVTSLAADCGIDTVFLYCNRICDALGTEEALSLFVGMCRRLGLTLYVEYLNLYDRDHLGALSAGIPFDLVLSAGEGFENFLFLNHFRIEHLSWTRAPDMPLPFVVGDDGYLIPYLPKIVVTGPVDAGKTTFIRTLSETSVSSDRISMSGSPTTVAMDVGHLHVTCRGFDLTLMGTPGQEHFGPIIRHLLTNATGVVFMVDGTSTASFGRARAILDEIREMDAPFVVAVNKGDLPERVPDRDLRVALSLPEETPLHPFSALDPDGAMGVLDALVCLITRSTDPA
- a CDS encoding DUF7504 family protein; this encodes MDRICAGVREIDGRIGEIRPPSNILLLAPPFSDAERLAYALVRPAEADYTVVISTDEDAPSVCTAFGEDDGRVWVLDCITKSVVPGATDTEWVKYVGSPADLTGIGIKFTKILDGVQRAGDAGDAAPGQVRVCVNSLSSFLIYTKLEAIYRFFHIFSARIRRMNGVGVYLLNPESVDEKTVSTLKQLMTGIIEVEACDGDPGVHALRYQDLSGRVSPRVRYHFEGDDLVVEP
- the feoB gene encoding ferrous iron transport protein B, with the protein product MKCALVGNPSVGKSLIFNQLTGLGVEVSNYPGTTVELLQGKLCYRRFPLEVVDLPGIYSLDGDSQEEELVRSYLVNEPPDRVVAVLDATRMERNLYLLLQLAEYGIPTVVVLNMIDEAMEQGLSIDRERLSELLGLPVIETAASLGQNIDRIVPAAVHDATVSGLSVPYTPEIEAAVRSMEKMYGAPRLPALQALQGIGHDADLLEGARAIAAEIESRNHMAPGQIIAANRHLCARQICGEVVGAREPDRRFSLDRLLTKSFPGIPILFAVLLSMLLVVFTAGSFIEGVIVEAFSVFLIEPFSALALPPLLHTIGMAALLAIVAGLGIAFPFVFIYYILLSIVEDSGYLTRAAFLADRAMHSLGLHGGAIIPMVMAFGCNVPAVMAAGQLRTTRERTIAAFLITMVPCSARTVIITGIVAAFVGLGAALSVYFIVLTLIILTGIFLARSIPGGQYGMILEMAPLRRPDAALVIKKSWQRIKEFLFIAMPLLLAGSVVLGALDYFGWVAAFSEAVTPISEGLFGLPASATTALLFGILRKEMAFETLAVLAGTADLASVMSAVQLYTFAVISVLFVPCISTIAVLLKEMGARVTVAVSAYTIAIGFCVGALIHLIAG